A genomic stretch from Panthera uncia isolate 11264 chromosome E3, Puncia_PCG_1.0, whole genome shotgun sequence includes:
- the NCF1 gene encoding neutrophil cytosol factor 1 isoform X2 has product MGDTFIRHIALLGFEKRFVPSQHYVYMFLVKWQDLSEKVVYRGFPEIYEFHLKEMFPIEAGDINAENRIIPHLPAPRWFDGQRVAESRQGTLTEYFGALMSLPVKISRCPHLLDFFKVRPDDLKLPTDNQVKKPETYLVPKDSKNNSVTDITGPIILQTYRAIADFEKTSGSQMALATGDVVDVVEKSESGWWFCQTKTKRGWVPASYLEPLDSPDEAEDPEPNYEGEPYVTIKAYTAQMEDEVSLQEGETIDVIHKLLDGWWVVRKGDITGYFPSMYLQKSGQDAAQAQRQIKSRGAPPRRSSIRNAHSIHQRSRKRLSQDTYRRNSVRFLQQRRRQARPEPQRSAREQAQTGGAKPQPAVPPRPSADLILHRCSESTKRKLASAV; this is encoded by the exons GTGTACATGTTCCTGGTGAAATGGCAGGACCTGTCCGAGAAGGTGGTCTACCGGGGGTTCCCGGAAATCTACGAGTTCCAC TTAAAGGAAATGTTTCCTATTGAGGCCGGGGACATCAACGCAGAGAACAGGATCATCCCCCACCTGCCAG CCCCGCGGTGGTTCGACGGGCAGCGGGTCGCTGAGAGTCGCCAGGGCACCCTCACCGAGTACTTTGGTGCGCTCATGAGCCTGCCTGTCAAGATTTCCCGCTGTCCCCACCTCCTCGACTTCTTCAAGGTTCGCCCCGACGACCTCAAGCTCCCCACGGACAACCA GGTGAAAAAGCCAGAGACTTACCTGGTGCCCAAAGACAGCAAGAACAACAGCGTCACGG acATCACGGGCCCCATCATCCTGCAGACGTACCGCGCTATCGCTGACTTCGAGAAGACCTCGGGCTCCCAGATGGCTCTGGCCACGGGCGACGTGGTGGACGTCGTGGAGAAGAGCGAGAGTG GCTGGTGGTTCTGCCAAACGAAGACAAAGCGAGGTTGGGTCCCCGCATCCTACTTGGAGCCCCTGGACAGTCCTGATGAGGCAGAGGACCCCGAGCCCAACTATGAAG GTGAGCCCTACGTCACCATCAAAGCCTACACTGCCCAGATGGAGGACGAAGTGTCCCTGCAGGAGGGCGAAACCATCGATGTCATTCACAAGCTGCTGGATGGCTGGTGGGTCGTCAG GAAAGGCGACATCACAGGCTACTTTCCATCCATGTACCTACAGAAGTCTGGGCAGGATGCAGCCCAGGCCCAACGCCAGATCAAGAGTCGAGGGGCGCCGCCCCGGAG GTCGTCCATCCGCAACGCACACAGCATCCACCAGCGGTCGCGGAAGCGCCTCAGCCAGGACACCTATCGGCGCAACAGTGTCCGTTTTTTGCAGCAGCGCCGCCGCCAGGCGCGGCCGGAGCCGCAGCGCTCAG CAAGGGAACAGGCGCAGACTGGAGGCGCAAAACCACAGCCCGCGGTGCCCCCGCGGCCCAGCGCAGACCTCATCCTGCACCGCTGCAGCGAGAGCACCAAGCGGAAGCTGGCGTCCGCAGTCTGA
- the NCF1 gene encoding neutrophil cytosol factor 1 isoform X1: MGDTFIRHIALLGFEKRFVPSQHYVYMFLVKWQDLSEKVVYRGFPEIYEFHKQLKEMFPIEAGDINAENRIIPHLPAPRWFDGQRVAESRQGTLTEYFGALMSLPVKISRCPHLLDFFKVRPDDLKLPTDNQVKKPETYLVPKDSKNNSVTDITGPIILQTYRAIADFEKTSGSQMALATGDVVDVVEKSESGWWFCQTKTKRGWVPASYLEPLDSPDEAEDPEPNYEGEPYVTIKAYTAQMEDEVSLQEGETIDVIHKLLDGWWVVRKGDITGYFPSMYLQKSGQDAAQAQRQIKSRGAPPRRSSIRNAHSIHQRSRKRLSQDTYRRNSVRFLQQRRRQARPEPQRSAREQAQTGGAKPQPAVPPRPSADLILHRCSESTKRKLASAV, from the exons GTGTACATGTTCCTGGTGAAATGGCAGGACCTGTCCGAGAAGGTGGTCTACCGGGGGTTCCCGGAAATCTACGAGTTCCAC AAACAGTTAAAGGAAATGTTTCCTATTGAGGCCGGGGACATCAACGCAGAGAACAGGATCATCCCCCACCTGCCAG CCCCGCGGTGGTTCGACGGGCAGCGGGTCGCTGAGAGTCGCCAGGGCACCCTCACCGAGTACTTTGGTGCGCTCATGAGCCTGCCTGTCAAGATTTCCCGCTGTCCCCACCTCCTCGACTTCTTCAAGGTTCGCCCCGACGACCTCAAGCTCCCCACGGACAACCA GGTGAAAAAGCCAGAGACTTACCTGGTGCCCAAAGACAGCAAGAACAACAGCGTCACGG acATCACGGGCCCCATCATCCTGCAGACGTACCGCGCTATCGCTGACTTCGAGAAGACCTCGGGCTCCCAGATGGCTCTGGCCACGGGCGACGTGGTGGACGTCGTGGAGAAGAGCGAGAGTG GCTGGTGGTTCTGCCAAACGAAGACAAAGCGAGGTTGGGTCCCCGCATCCTACTTGGAGCCCCTGGACAGTCCTGATGAGGCAGAGGACCCCGAGCCCAACTATGAAG GTGAGCCCTACGTCACCATCAAAGCCTACACTGCCCAGATGGAGGACGAAGTGTCCCTGCAGGAGGGCGAAACCATCGATGTCATTCACAAGCTGCTGGATGGCTGGTGGGTCGTCAG GAAAGGCGACATCACAGGCTACTTTCCATCCATGTACCTACAGAAGTCTGGGCAGGATGCAGCCCAGGCCCAACGCCAGATCAAGAGTCGAGGGGCGCCGCCCCGGAG GTCGTCCATCCGCAACGCACACAGCATCCACCAGCGGTCGCGGAAGCGCCTCAGCCAGGACACCTATCGGCGCAACAGTGTCCGTTTTTTGCAGCAGCGCCGCCGCCAGGCGCGGCCGGAGCCGCAGCGCTCAG CAAGGGAACAGGCGCAGACTGGAGGCGCAAAACCACAGCCCGCGGTGCCCCCGCGGCCCAGCGCAGACCTCATCCTGCACCGCTGCAGCGAGAGCACCAAGCGGAAGCTGGCGTCCGCAGTCTGA